One genomic region from Amycolatopsis sp. FBCC-B4732 encodes:
- a CDS encoding FadR/GntR family transcriptional regulator, whose translation MPLATTRRAGLVDQVIDQLRTAVTQGEWPIGERIPTEAELVDQLGVGRNTVREAVRALAHTGLLEVRQGDGTYVRATSEVSGAIRRLCGSELREVLQVRRTLEVEGARLAAAERTEEEVAELWAVLSRRETELREGRWEDFARTDAEFHCAVVRAGHNRLLTELYRGLTEVITASVAATSSITPGAEHAPEIGHEGLARAIADRDADRAAAEACGFLDELLERIESA comes from the coding sequence GTGCCTCTGGCCACCACCCGGCGAGCAGGCCTCGTCGACCAGGTCATCGACCAGCTGCGGACCGCGGTCACGCAGGGCGAATGGCCCATCGGCGAACGCATCCCCACCGAGGCCGAGCTCGTCGACCAGCTCGGCGTCGGACGCAACACCGTCCGCGAAGCCGTGCGCGCGCTCGCCCACACCGGCCTGCTGGAGGTCCGGCAGGGCGACGGAACGTACGTGCGCGCCACGAGCGAGGTGTCCGGCGCGATCCGGCGGCTCTGCGGGTCGGAGCTGCGCGAGGTCCTGCAGGTCCGGCGCACCTTGGAGGTCGAAGGCGCGCGCCTGGCCGCCGCCGAGCGGACCGAGGAAGAGGTCGCCGAGCTGTGGGCCGTGCTCTCCCGCCGGGAGACCGAGCTGCGAGAAGGGCGGTGGGAGGACTTCGCGCGCACGGACGCGGAGTTCCACTGCGCCGTCGTGCGCGCCGGCCACAACCGGCTGCTCACCGAGCTCTACCGCGGGCTTACCGAGGTCATCACGGCCAGCGTCGCGGCGACGTCCAGCATCACGCCGGGCGCGGAGCACGCGCCCGAGATCGGCCACGAAGGGCTCGCCCGGGCCATCGCCGACCGCGACGCGGATCGGGCCGCCGCCGAGGCGTGCGGGTTCCTGGACGAGTTGCTGGAGCGCATCGAAAGCGCCTGA